Proteins from one Xenopus tropicalis strain Nigerian chromosome 1, UCB_Xtro_10.0, whole genome shotgun sequence genomic window:
- the tmem33 gene encoding transmembrane protein 33 (The RefSeq protein has 1 substitution compared to this genomic sequence) — protein MADSPSSGPPQGGAVQFLMANKLDTAMWLSRWFTVYCSALFILPILGLHEAASFYQRALLANALTSALRLHQRLPHFQLSRAFLAQALLEDSCHYLLYSLIFVNSYPVTMSIFPVLLFSLLHASTYTKKVLDAKGPNSVPFLRSFLEKLNANQQNILKFVACNEIFLMPATVFMLLSGQGSLLQPFIYYRFLTLRYSSRRNPYCRTLFSELRIILEHLVMKPACPDFVRRLCLSSIAFISRLAPTMA, from the exons ATGGCCGATTCACCGTCTAGTGGGCCTCCACAGGGAGGAGCAGTG cAATTTCTGATGGCAAATAAGCTTGACACTGCAATGTGGCTTTCCCGGTGGTTTACAGTATACTGTTCAGCTTTATTTATTCTACCTATTTTAGG CTTACATGAAGCCGCTAGCTTCTATCAACGTGCCTTGTTGGCAAATGCTCTTACTAGTGCTCTTCGACTGCATCAGAGGTTACCACATTTCCAACTAAGCAGGGCATTCCTGGCCCAAGCTCTGCTAGAGGACAGTTGTCATTACCTCCTGTATTCACTCATCTTTGTCAATTCCTATCCCGTTACAA TGAGTATTTTCCCAGTCTTGCTCTTTTCCTTGCTTCATGCATCAACATACACAAAGAAGGTTTTAGAT GCCAAGGGACCAAACAGCGTGCCTTTTCTGAGGTCTTTTCTTGAAAAACTAAATGCAAATCAACAAAATATTCTAAAATTTGTTGCTTGCAATGAGATATTCTTAATGCCTGCCACTGTGTTCATGCTGCTTAG TGGCCAAGGGAGCCTACTACAGCCCTTCATTTACTACAGATTTCTAACTCTTCGTTATTCCTCCAGAAGAAATCCATATTGTCG AACATTATTTTCTGAGCTGCGAATAATCCTGGAACATCTTGTCATGAAGCCAGCGTGTCCGGACTTTGTGAGAAGGTTGTGTCTGAGCAGCATTGCATTTATAAGCAGGCTTGCACCAACAATTGCGTAA